A stretch of Chloroflexota bacterium DNA encodes these proteins:
- a CDS encoding carboxypeptidase M32, whose protein sequence is MARRLQCRPATVPGHMFQDNGGPSAQCVPATTGGGATGGRRRSPALCTNCPPGLTMAHDPAAPDLAARSAELADLGYVLSLLYWDQRTKMPAGGLEARGHQIATIETLIHERTVDAEYGALLQAAADTADDDSAAASRVAHRRRQQAIRLPGEFVAELARAASESVGVWSRARAESDFALFAPNLERLIELQRRKAEYLGYEDDPYDALIDLYEPGMTTARVNELFAPLRQRLSALLKNIGPELDSDPRTVLHGEFDPDRQVALTRAVIKELGYDFGRGRQDLTIHPFAVSVGAGDVRVTLRTEDDYLGMALFASIHEAGHAMHSQGVPVALSRTALADCESLVVCESQSRLWENLVGRSRPYSDHLLRNLREHFPGRFASVTPEQLYRDVNRVGAGHIRVEADELHYNLHVILRFEIEQDLIAGCLVAADVPDRWAELSQEMLGVTPPDDARGCLQDVHWSQAAMGYFPTYTLGNLLAAQLYEAALSSDPAIDSDCRRGEYSGLLSWMREHVHRHGSKWNATQLAREELGQELSAEPLLEYLERKFKALYLPEPPS, encoded by the coding sequence TTGGCACGCCGCCTTCAATGTCGCCCGGCCACCGTTCCCGGGCACATGTTTCAAGATAATGGTGGGCCGTCCGCGCAATGCGTTCCAGCCACGACCGGCGGCGGCGCGACCGGTGGTCGCCGCAGATCCCCGGCCCTCTGCACCAACTGCCCACCTGGATTGACCATGGCCCACGATCCCGCCGCCCCGGATCTTGCCGCCCGCTCGGCCGAACTGGCCGATCTCGGATACGTTCTTTCGCTCCTCTACTGGGACCAGCGGACCAAGATGCCGGCCGGCGGGCTGGAAGCCCGCGGTCACCAGATTGCCACGATCGAAACCCTGATCCACGAGCGGACCGTCGACGCCGAATACGGCGCTTTGCTGCAGGCCGCCGCCGACACTGCCGACGATGATTCGGCGGCCGCTAGCCGAGTCGCCCATCGCCGTCGCCAGCAGGCCATTCGCCTGCCGGGCGAATTCGTAGCCGAGCTGGCCCGCGCAGCCTCCGAATCGGTCGGCGTATGGAGTCGCGCCCGCGCCGAATCCGATTTCGCCCTGTTCGCGCCGAACCTCGAGCGCCTGATCGAGCTGCAGCGCCGCAAGGCCGAGTACCTGGGTTACGAAGACGACCCCTACGACGCGCTGATTGACCTCTACGAACCGGGCATGACGACCGCGCGCGTCAACGAGCTGTTCGCGCCTTTGCGCCAGCGGCTGTCGGCGCTCCTGAAAAACATCGGGCCGGAACTCGATTCGGACCCGCGCACCGTCCTGCACGGGGAATTCGACCCCGACCGGCAGGTGGCGCTCACCCGCGCGGTGATAAAGGAGCTGGGCTACGACTTCGGGCGCGGGCGCCAGGACCTCACGATCCACCCGTTCGCGGTCTCGGTCGGGGCCGGCGATGTCCGGGTCACGCTGCGGACCGAGGACGACTACCTGGGCATGGCCCTTTTTGCATCAATCCACGAGGCCGGACACGCCATGCATTCGCAGGGGGTCCCGGTCGCGCTGTCGCGCACCGCGCTGGCCGACTGCGAATCGCTGGTGGTCTGCGAGTCGCAATCGCGCCTCTGGGAGAACCTGGTCGGGCGTTCGCGGCCCTACAGCGACCACCTGCTCCGAAACTTGCGCGAGCACTTTCCGGGGCGCTTCGCGTCGGTAACCCCCGAACAGCTCTATCGCGACGTCAACCGCGTCGGGGCCGGTCACATCCGGGTCGAGGCCGACGAGCTCCACTACAACCTGCACGTGATCCTGCGGTTCGAGATCGAACAGGACCTTATCGCCGGTTGCCTGGTCGCGGCCGACGTTCCCGACCGCTGGGCCGAGTTGTCGCAGGAGATGCTCGGCGTCACCCCTCCCGATGACGCCCGCGGGTGCCTCCAGGACGTTCACTGGTCGCAGGCCGCGATGGGCTATTTCCCCACGTACACGCTCGGCAACCTGCTCGCCGCCCAGCTTTACGAAGCGGCGCTCTCCTCCGATCCTGCGATCGATTCCGATTGCCGGCGGGGCGAATACTCCGGTCTGCTTTCCTGGATGCGCGAGCACGTCCACCGCCACGGGTCAAAATGGAACGCCACCCAACTGGCCCGGGAAGAGCTCGGCCAGGAGCTGTCGGCCGAGCCTTTGCTCGAATACCTGGAACGGAAATTCAAAGCGCTCTACCTGCCCGAACCACCGTCATGA
- a CDS encoding class I SAM-dependent methyltransferase: MERHPTGPGRARPGAVGRAFARIPGTEIQSALPARTTVMNLLESLAQSLLCRALARWRGSQLVLELPDGDRRRFGPAGGREFGITVHRRRAFLRIVQGGTTGAGESYMDGDWSTDDLPGLIAAALQNTAAMRLDGPLSLGQRVIDLARHRRRANSRAGSEKNIHAHYDLGNEFFRLFLDADTLAYSCAIFEPGDDLAAGQSRKFEAICQRLGLGPGDHVLEIGCGWGGFAIHAARTRGCRVTGITISHEQQRLARERVESAGLSGQISIEYCDYRDVAGEFDHIVSIEMFEAVGKEYWDEFFAVCARTLRPGGQMLMQTIAIPDSGRDNALRASGWISKYIFPGGILPAVAEIDESLQRSGGDLSIEHEREIGPHYVRTLLEWRERFLAVLPQVREIGFDDRFIRMWDFYLSSCAGAFEARSIRDVQLLLQRTRA; the protein is encoded by the coding sequence ATGGAACGCCACCCAACTGGCCCGGGAAGAGCTCGGCCAGGAGCTGTCGGCCGAGCCTTTGCTCGAATACCTGGAACGGAAATTCAAAGCGCTCTACCTGCCCGAACCACCGTCATGAACCTGCTCGAGTCCCTGGCCCAATCGCTGCTGTGCCGGGCGCTGGCGCGCTGGCGCGGTTCGCAGCTGGTGCTAGAACTCCCCGACGGCGACCGGCGCCGGTTCGGGCCGGCCGGCGGGCGGGAGTTCGGAATCACCGTCCATCGCCGGAGGGCGTTCCTGCGCATCGTTCAGGGCGGCACGACCGGGGCCGGCGAGTCCTACATGGACGGGGATTGGTCGACCGACGACCTGCCCGGGCTCATCGCGGCAGCCTTGCAAAACACCGCCGCTATGCGGCTCGACGGACCGCTCTCACTTGGCCAGCGCGTTATCGATCTGGCCCGGCACCGCCGCCGCGCTAATTCGCGCGCCGGCAGCGAGAAGAACATTCACGCCCATTACGACCTGGGCAACGAATTCTTCCGGTTATTCCTGGACGCGGACACCCTGGCCTATTCATGCGCGATATTCGAACCCGGTGACGACCTGGCGGCCGGTCAGTCGCGCAAATTCGAAGCCATATGCCAGCGCCTGGGGCTGGGTCCCGGCGACCACGTGCTGGAAATCGGATGCGGCTGGGGCGGGTTTGCGATCCACGCCGCCCGGACCCGCGGGTGCCGCGTAACCGGGATAACGATTTCGCACGAGCAGCAGCGCTTGGCCCGCGAGCGGGTCGAATCGGCGGGATTGTCAGGGCAGATTTCGATTGAATACTGCGACTACCGCGATGTCGCCGGCGAATTCGACCACATCGTCTCGATCGAGATGTTCGAGGCGGTGGGCAAGGAATATTGGGACGAATTCTTCGCCGTGTGCGCGCGCACTCTGCGGCCCGGCGGTCAAATGCTGATGCAGACCATCGCGATTCCCGACTCCGGCCGCGACAACGCCCTGCGCGCCTCCGGATGGATCTCCAAGTACATATTTCCGGGCGGGATCCTGCCGGCGGTAGCCGAGATCGACGAGTCGCTGCAACGCTCGGGCGGAGACTTGAGCATCGAGCACGAACGCGAGATCGGACCGCACTACGTGCGGACCCTGCTCGAATGGCGGGAGCGGTTCCTTGCCGTGCTGCCGCAGGTCCGCGAAATAGGGTTCGACGACCGCTTCATCCGGATGTGGGATTTCTACCTCTCCTCGTGCGCGGGCGCGTTCGAGGCGCGTTCAATTCGCGACGTCCAACTCCTGTTGCAGCGCACGCGAGCCTGA
- a CDS encoding acyl-CoA desaturase: MAQESLSAGPASYQKRKFFWKPRPKPKGYWKRNFPFFLLHVSVLSAVFTGISWPVVVFTLLAFWARVFFITGFYHRYFSHRSFKTSRPFQFVMGLLGTISMQKGPLWWAGHHRHHHSHSDDESDVHSPRKGGFWWAQVGWLTEDDRNDTRWDRVKDLSQYRELRWLENAYPLGALFYAAFVIGFGFWFEYAFPGSGATAAQFFVFGFVWCTVALMHTTYMINSGSHMWGSQRFKTDDDSRNNLFLALLTLGEGWHNNHHRYPGAERNGFYWYEIDITHYLLTMLSWTRLIWDLREPPERVLAEGSQ, from the coding sequence ATGGCGCAAGAATCGCTGTCCGCAGGGCCAGCCAGCTACCAAAAGCGCAAGTTCTTCTGGAAGCCGCGTCCCAAACCGAAGGGGTATTGGAAGCGCAACTTCCCGTTCTTCCTGCTGCACGTCAGCGTGCTGAGCGCGGTTTTCACCGGCATCAGCTGGCCGGTCGTGGTGTTTACGCTGCTCGCATTCTGGGCGCGGGTTTTCTTCATTACCGGTTTCTATCACCGCTATTTCTCGCACCGCAGCTTCAAGACATCGCGCCCGTTCCAGTTCGTGATGGGTCTGCTGGGAACGATTTCGATGCAGAAGGGTCCGCTCTGGTGGGCCGGCCATCACCGCCACCATCACTCCCATTCGGACGACGAGTCCGACGTCCACTCCCCCCGCAAGGGCGGTTTCTGGTGGGCGCAAGTGGGCTGGCTGACCGAGGACGACCGCAACGACACCCGCTGGGACCGGGTCAAGGACCTCTCGCAATACCGCGAACTACGCTGGCTTGAGAACGCCTACCCGCTGGGGGCGCTTTTTTACGCCGCCTTCGTGATCGGGTTCGGGTTCTGGTTCGAGTACGCGTTTCCCGGGTCCGGCGCGACCGCCGCGCAGTTCTTCGTGTTCGGCTTCGTCTGGTGCACGGTTGCCCTGATGCACACGACCTACATGATCAATTCGGGATCCCACATGTGGGGCAGCCAAAGGTTCAAGACCGACGACGACTCGCGCAACAACCTTTTCCTGGCCCTTCTGACTCTCGGCGAGGGTTGGCACAACAACCACCACCGCTACCCGGGGGCCGAGCGCAACGGTTTCTACTGGTACGAGATCGACATCACCCACTACCTGCTGACGATGCTTAGTTGGACGCGACTAATCTGGGACCTGCGCGAACCGCCGGAAAGAGTGTTGGCCGAAGGGTCCCAGTAG
- a CDS encoding ABC transporter permease — protein MGDLRGIWYGVRVVAAYELAQRLQSRRRLVTLAVLLALLIGVPFALARFLAPELPDEFEIEELAVGLSGSSAVFMFVAITLFASDVLNSVVADKSNRVIEVLLSSLRPYQLMAGKILGVGAYGLVSFSVLVGAVAISAGLIVPSSLGIRLTVDAGSAWILLLTIFWFVVGYFLFAALYAALGATVSRIEDVNQAVLPVTLVSVVVYLVAYMLVITPLGETGWGRALAMLPMLSQFAVPGLVLSGALSWPLALLAGAINVAALPPAIWFAGRVYSGSALAVGARVPLLRAWRGQIGPD, from the coding sequence GAACTCGCGCAGCGCCTGCAGAGCCGGCGTCGACTCGTCACCCTGGCGGTGTTGCTGGCGCTGTTGATCGGCGTGCCGTTCGCCCTGGCGCGGTTCCTGGCCCCGGAGCTGCCGGACGAATTCGAAATCGAGGAACTGGCGGTGGGCCTTTCGGGATCGTCGGCAGTGTTCATGTTCGTGGCCATCACGCTGTTTGCCAGCGACGTGCTCAATTCGGTCGTCGCCGACAAGAGCAACCGCGTGATCGAGGTCCTGCTTTCGAGCCTGCGCCCCTATCAGCTCATGGCCGGCAAGATCCTAGGCGTCGGAGCGTACGGTCTAGTCAGCTTTTCGGTCCTGGTGGGAGCGGTCGCCATCTCGGCCGGCTTGATCGTCCCCTCCAGCCTCGGAATCCGGCTGACCGTCGACGCCGGGTCGGCCTGGATCCTCCTGCTGACGATCTTCTGGTTCGTCGTCGGCTACTTCCTCTTCGCGGCCCTTTACGCCGCGCTGGGGGCCACCGTCTCCAGGATCGAGGACGTGAACCAGGCCGTTCTGCCGGTCACCCTGGTCTCCGTGGTGGTGTACCTTGTCGCCTACATGCTGGTGATCACCCCGCTGGGCGAGACGGGGTGGGGTCGGGCGCTGGCGATGCTGCCGATGCTGTCCCAGTTCGCGGTCCCCGGGCTCGTGCTGAGCGGGGCCCTGTCGTGGCCGCTGGCGCTGCTGGCCGGCGCGATCAACGTCGCCGCCCTGCCGCCGGCGATCTGGTTCGCGGGCCGGGTTTATTCGGGCTCGGCCCTGGCGGTCGGGGCCCGGGTTCCTCTGCTGCGGGCTTGGCGCGGACAAATCGGGCCCGACTGA